In a genomic window of bacterium:
- a CDS encoding terminase family protein, which translates to MARGRPPWLPLEGPQTSAFWSRADELFYGGAAGGGKTDLLLGLALLAHRRSIIFRREYSQLKGILARSRELLRGTRASYNGQASIWRDLPGGGELEFGAMQYEPDVERYQGRPHDLVAFDELSHFTKFQYTYVIGWNRTTDTRQRCRVVAAGNPPMDADGEWVIQYWAAWLDPQHPNPARPGELRWYAMLDGKEEEREDGQPFEWKGETIRPKSRTFIPARVSDNPHLMATDYESRLQQLPEPFRSKLLGGSFTADFEDDPWQVIPTRWVIEAQERWMRRERPDAPLTAMGVDVARGGDDETMVAKRYANWFAELRAYPGKDTPDGQSVARIVIAQREGSVIPSIDVIGVGASAYDILTMQGVPTRPVNFAEGSDAMDKSGQLGFLNKRAECYWRFREMLDPASGEDIALPPDRKLRADLCAARWKMMARGIQIESKEDIKKRLGRSPDRADAVVLAAYIGGGHGIYI; encoded by the coding sequence ATGGCGAGGGGCCGCCCGCCGTGGCTCCCGCTGGAGGGGCCACAGACTAGCGCCTTTTGGTCACGAGCGGACGAGCTATTTTACGGCGGCGCGGCGGGTGGCGGCAAGACGGACCTGCTCCTGGGGCTAGCGCTCCTAGCGCACAGGCGCAGCATCATATTCCGGCGAGAGTATTCGCAGCTCAAGGGCATCCTGGCGCGTAGCCGCGAGCTATTGCGTGGCACAAGGGCCAGCTACAACGGGCAGGCGAGCATCTGGCGAGACCTGCCGGGGGGCGGCGAGCTAGAGTTCGGCGCGATGCAATACGAGCCGGACGTGGAGCGGTATCAGGGCCGTCCACATGATCTGGTGGCGTTCGATGAGCTGTCGCACTTTACCAAGTTCCAGTACACCTACGTGATCGGCTGGAACCGCACAACGGACACGAGACAACGCTGCCGCGTGGTAGCCGCTGGCAACCCGCCGATGGACGCTGACGGCGAGTGGGTGATCCAGTATTGGGCCGCGTGGCTCGATCCGCAACATCCGAATCCGGCCCGGCCTGGGGAGTTGCGCTGGTATGCGATGCTGGACGGCAAAGAGGAAGAGCGCGAGGACGGCCAGCCCTTCGAGTGGAAGGGCGAGACGATCCGGCCCAAGTCGCGCACGTTCATACCGGCGCGGGTAAGCGACAACCCGCACTTGATGGCAACCGACTATGAATCGCGGTTGCAGCAATTGCCGGAGCCGTTTCGCAGCAAGTTATTGGGTGGCTCGTTCACAGCCGATTTTGAGGACGATCCGTGGCAGGTGATACCGACCAGGTGGGTGATAGAGGCGCAAGAGCGCTGGATGCGACGCGAAAGGCCGGACGCGCCCCTGACGGCAATGGGCGTTGACGTGGCGCGTGGGGGCGATGACGAAACGATGGTAGCCAAACGCTATGCCAACTGGTTCGCCGAATTGCGCGCATACCCTGGCAAGGACACGCCGGATGGCCAGAGCGTAGCGCGGATCGTGATAGCACAGCGAGAGGGCAGCGTGATACCGTCAATTGACGTGATCGGCGTGGGGGCGTCGGCATACGACATCCTGACCATGCAGGGCGTTCCTACGCGGCCCGTCAACTTTGCCGAGGGCAGCGACGCGATGGACAAGTCCGGCCAGCTAGGGTTCCTGAACAAGCGCGCCGAATGTTACTGGCGGTTCCGCGAGATGCTGGACCCGGCCAGTGGCGAGGACATAGCGTTGCCGCCGGACAGGAAGCTGCGCGCTGACCTGTGCGCGGCGCGGTGGAAGATGATGGCGAGGGGCATACAGATAGAGAGCAAAGAGGACATCAAAAAACGCTTGGGCCGCTCGCCGGACAGAGCCGACGCGGTGGTCCTGGCGGCATACATAGGCGGTGGGCATGGCATTTACATCTAG
- a CDS encoding phage portal protein: MASLFDRLRIAFKRTSEYIAMTAPWERTARWFPHDFANLVEEGYQKSELVFACLQLIANCASEATMRVYNPAGDALDKHPLRALLMHPCPGLKMSEYDFWELTLLMMHLAGVSYWEKERAARGNVVALWPLRPDTVKVVPGARGIDHYEVGVERAIVPEADMLRFAFTNPLSPFDAQSPLQVAARQVNVDIDLQAYVKLLFQNNTVPQGVLTTEQYLIDPEADALAERWEKRQGGERRGRVAVLGKGATYQEIGSRLENIDSTNLHQLSETRICMAMGVPPILIGALAGLEKATYSNYEQAEVQFWHSKILPLWKKLSDQMDEELAPDFGSGLACRWDLTGVWALQREEQAKREFALKELQAGVATVNEFRAVAGREDVPAGDVLLWPSSAKPQLAAEKYEKPAPVAVPPPQTLPADEGAGNEEAEPAKAAKQFAAGIVEPIDEYLDEAREWERTPLWMQTAAQRYTKSLRELDEAFRWQSYNAILSISDDAWQAASEGKALDAPEPTERK; the protein is encoded by the coding sequence ATGGCATCTTTGTTTGATAGGCTGCGGATAGCCTTTAAGCGGACAAGTGAGTACATCGCTATGACCGCCCCGTGGGAGCGGACGGCGAGGTGGTTTCCGCACGACTTTGCGAACCTGGTCGAGGAGGGCTACCAGAAGAGCGAGCTAGTTTTCGCCTGCCTGCAGCTCATTGCCAACTGCGCGAGCGAGGCCACCATGCGCGTCTACAACCCCGCCGGTGACGCGCTGGACAAGCACCCGCTGCGGGCTTTGCTCATGCATCCCTGCCCCGGCCTGAAGATGTCCGAGTACGACTTTTGGGAGCTGACGCTCCTGATGATGCACCTGGCGGGCGTGTCCTATTGGGAGAAGGAACGGGCGGCGAGGGGTAACGTCGTGGCGCTGTGGCCGCTGCGCCCGGATACCGTCAAGGTGGTACCGGGGGCGCGGGGGATAGATCACTACGAGGTCGGTGTGGAGCGGGCGATTGTGCCAGAGGCCGACATGCTGCGCTTTGCGTTCACCAACCCGCTATCGCCATTCGACGCGCAATCGCCGCTCCAGGTGGCAGCGCGGCAGGTCAATGTGGACATAGACCTGCAGGCCTACGTCAAATTGCTATTCCAAAACAACACGGTCCCGCAGGGCGTGTTGACCACGGAGCAATATCTGATAGACCCGGAAGCCGATGCGCTGGCGGAGCGGTGGGAGAAGCGGCAAGGCGGGGAGCGACGGGGCCGAGTGGCCGTATTGGGCAAAGGCGCGACATACCAGGAGATCGGCTCGCGGCTGGAGAACATAGATTCGACCAACCTGCATCAGCTCTCCGAGACGCGCATCTGCATGGCGATGGGCGTGCCACCGATTCTAATCGGGGCGCTGGCCGGGCTGGAAAAGGCCACGTACAGCAACTATGAGCAGGCGGAGGTCCAGTTCTGGCACAGCAAGATATTGCCGCTGTGGAAAAAACTATCTGACCAGATGGACGAGGAGCTGGCCCCAGATTTTGGCAGCGGGTTAGCCTGTCGCTGGGACCTGACCGGCGTATGGGCGTTGCAGCGCGAGGAGCAGGCCAAGCGCGAGTTCGCGCTCAAGGAATTGCAGGCGGGCGTGGCGACAGTAAACGAGTTCCGGGCCGTGGCGGGGCGTGAGGATGTGCCGGCGGGCGACGTGCTGCTGTGGCCATCCAGCGCCAAGCCGCAACTGGCGGCGGAAAAGTACGAGAAGCCAGCACCCGTGGCGGTCCCGCCGCCCCAGACATTGCCAGCAGACGAGGGCGCGGGCAACGAGGAAGCCGAGCCAGCGAAGGCGGCCAAACAATTCGCGGCGGGTATTGTCGAACCGATTGACGAGTACCTGGACGAGGCGCGGGAGTGGGAGCGGACGCCGCTCTGGATGCAGACGGCGGCGCAGCGTTACACCAAGTCCTTGCGCGAGCTAGACGAGGCGTTCCGCTGGCAATCGTATAACGCGATCCTGTCCATCTCAGATGACGCCTGGCAGGCGGCCAGCGAAGGCAAGGCGCTTGACGCGCCGGAACCAACAGAGCGCAAATGA
- a CDS encoding DUF5681 domain-containing protein: MANPTGKGGWTKGQSGNPRGGPPKSRAMTAILERAGSRSVVMPDGKRISGKRFMAVALWELVTTGSVTMPNGIVWVVEPRDWLETVKWLYVHIDGAAKQQVDVMSDGESLAGRVTDEQRFAAVMGAFVALGTRVHGGDGEGPPAVAPAGGATD; encoded by the coding sequence ATGGCGAATCCGACGGGCAAGGGCGGATGGACAAAAGGGCAAAGCGGAAATCCGCGTGGCGGCCCGCCGAAATCCAGGGCGATGACGGCGATCCTGGAGAGAGCGGGCAGCCGTTCTGTTGTCATGCCCGACGGCAAGCGCATATCCGGCAAGCGGTTCATGGCCGTCGCGCTGTGGGAGCTGGTCACGACGGGCAGCGTTACCATGCCCAATGGGATCGTTTGGGTGGTCGAGCCGCGAGACTGGCTAGAGACGGTGAAATGGCTCTATGTGCATATAGACGGGGCGGCGAAGCAGCAGGTGGACGTGATGAGCGATGGCGAGAGCTTGGCTGGACGAGTTACCGATGAGCAGCGATTTGCTGCCGTTATGGGAGCGTTTGTCGCCCTCGGAACGCGTGTGCATGGAGGTGATGGCGAGGGGCCGCCCGCCGTGGCTCCCGCTGGAGGGGCCACAGACTAG
- a CDS encoding HK97 family phage prohead protease, translating to MEHKTVPFEIKELTDLGVFEGYASVFGNVDAGGDVVERGAFAKTLKERGSKVRVCHQHDWKDVIGKPLELREDDRGLYVKAQLVLDVQRAREDYALMKAGALTDLSIG from the coding sequence ATGGAACATAAGACGGTTCCTTTCGAGATAAAGGAGCTGACCGACCTGGGCGTGTTTGAGGGCTATGCTAGCGTCTTTGGCAACGTGGATGCGGGCGGCGACGTGGTAGAGCGCGGCGCGTTCGCCAAGACGCTGAAGGAGCGCGGAAGCAAGGTGCGCGTGTGCCACCAGCACGATTGGAAGGATGTGATCGGCAAGCCGCTGGAATTGCGTGAGGACGACCGGGGCCTGTACGTCAAGGCGCAGTTGGTGCTGGATGTGCAACGGGCGAGAGAGGATTATGCGCTCATGAAAGCGGGGGCCTTGACGGACCTGTCCATCGGCTA
- the nrdD gene encoding anaerobic ribonucleoside-triphosphate reductase, which yields MPDRMGRDNRDEEVGTVGADETGVERSGSDRDSDRLGKQGVNPYEHWRVKTLIFSRIVGYLQPVDGWNPGKAREFAERVVYKPDLRGDPDGTTSAEREMAIHGGGLE from the coding sequence ATGCCTGACCGAATGGGCAGAGATAATCGGGATGAAGAAGTCGGCACTGTCGGAGCGGATGAGACGGGGGTGGAACGTTCAGGAAGCGATAGAGATTCCGATAGACTTGGGAAACAGGGGGTGAACCCATATGAACATTGGCGGGTGAAAACCCTCATATTTTCACGCATAGTTGGCTATCTGCAACCTGTGGATGGTTGGAACCCAGGCAAGGCCCGCGAGTTCGCCGAGCGCGTGGTGTACAAGCCGGACCTGCGCGGCGATCCTGACGGCACAACCAGCGCCGAGCGCGAGATGGCTATCCACGGCGGGGGGCTGGAATGA